Sequence from the Cryptococcus neoformans var. neoformans JEC21 chromosome 1, complete sequence genome:
atcaTCAATGTGGTAGCGCACGAGTATGACTGGGTCGCCGCGCATATGATTTTCGAGTCTGGCATGGATGTTTTGAAAGATGTCCGGTGCGTTGATGTACAACAAAACATGTACACAGTCTTGATTAGATCGGTAGGCTGGGCAGTCGCAAGACTTTTCACCACGGGACACTTGTAGGTGGCAGTACTTGGCATGCTACAAGTGAAACAATTGGCGATAGTTCATGTAGGGGACAAACCGAGGGCAATACTCACGGGCTTATTCCTGATGCTATCCCAACCTTGACAAATCCATAACCCCTCCCACATTAGCATGCAGAACACCCGAGACTCGTTCATCAGGCGTCTATACTGCTCCCATggctcctcctctccaaaacTATTCTCAAAGCTTGTAGTCGTCGATATGGATCggtgggaagaaggtcgaggTCGTCGGGGATGGGTTGGAGGGGGGGCAGAATCGGAAGTATTGGAGTGAAGAGGATCTGCAGCAACGGGGCTCTGGCTGGGCATGAAATCATTCTCATAGCCACTGTAGCCTCCGTCGCTCTCATATCGTCGcatttcatcctctccatctgggagcggtggaggaggagagtagCGCATACGACGCATAAAGTTCTCGtgctcgtcctcgtcgagGGGTGGGGAATGCCCAGGATCGTggtgctcttcttctcgaggaCCGTCAATTGTACGTCGGCCAGGCCTTCTGAGATTGTTGATACGCCAGATAGGGGGGCCAGGCAGCCTAGCAGACCGGTTGGTTGTTCGGCTGGCTGCCAACAAAGCAGAAGGCGACAATGGCGGAGTTGAtactgaagaggaggcagaTGAGGGTGCAGACGGTGACTGGACGAGgggcagagaaggaggaaagtaGGAAGCTGGCACTctgtcatcatcactaacatccccttcatctcctaTTATGGCACTTGAAAGGTCTGAAGCTCCTGGTAAAGCATCCAAGGAGGGCCGGATGATTTCGGGCGAATTGTCGTCGGAAGtggtagaagaagagtcgaAGGGGTCGATCGCAAGACGGAATTCCTCAGGTAAACTAGCCATGAGTtctggagagagagaaaatgaGGGAAGTTGTCGTCGGGGCGGCATTACTGGCGAGATGTACTGGGATACGTATGGTGGTAATCTGGATATAAATATGCATTCATTGTTTTTATTATTGTGATTTCGGCGGATGGAGGGAGTGGAGGCAACAAAAaatattattattattaattATGAGCCGGCCGCGGTGGAGGTGTGATGTGGCATTGATGTATGCATCCAGTATCAAAATCATTGGGTTTTGTATAATACTCCAGTCAAGAAAGGTTTGCTGAATTCAGCAGGCTACAATTGCTAAATTTCGTCAACTTACGTTGCTCTATAAACCTAAATCCCATTGTGCACTTAGACAACTACTATTTGTACATATATATTTAGACTTTGCGCCAAATTGTTAAAACGACACGTGAAAGTGACAAGGGTGCTTTTGATACAAAACAGTACCCTTTCAATATGAACTAGCTCAAGTACTGCCATTTGTGTCAGCATACTAGACCACACGAAACGGAGAGGGCAGATCCCAGGTATATACACACTCAAGTCGCGACAACctatatcatcatcacccatCTTTCGATCTGGTCAGTCCTGCACATGAACCATCGTAAGTTTGTAGCTAGAGTGACAGACGCCATGGATTATGGCCTGTCTGCCGGCAATGCCTACTATCACGCGCTATGCTTATTTACTCGCACATTTCACATGTTTTGCATTTTCACATTTCATCTTTGGTACTTTCGCGTTTCACTTTTGCATTTTTCACGAATTTTTATTACAATTTTTGGATGGCACTGCCGCTCAGTAACGAATGATGACGTATGATGTAAATACAGAAGGTTTTGTTTTAATTAAAGTAATTACTAATTCGAcgagttgaggaagagaattGTTAATTCAAGCTGGATTTTTTGCTACGAAGGACGAGTGAAGGGAAAGAGCTCGAAAAAGATTTAGCCGCTGTCACTTTTATTTTTCTGATCGtcttgctccttcttctcagcAGCTCTGAAAAGCTCTTTGTATTTCCCTGACTTTTCGCAGAGAGATTTGAAAAGAGAGCCATCCTTGCGAAGGAGATTCTGGGTGATTGATTAGCCAGATCCGTAACCGTACCAACTAGGTTGAGTTCCAGCCACTCACAATTGGGGTATCAAACTCAGCAACGGCCCCGTCtgaaagaacaagaagcCTGTCATAATCTATGACGGAAGACAACCTGTGCGCAATAGTCAACAGTGTTGAATCCCTGAACTCTGAACGGATCGCTGTTTGAATGGCTTCGTCGGTCGCAAAGTCCACAGATGCAGTGGCTTCATCCATGATCTATGGCATACGAAATTAGCTTGCCATTACAAGTCGATAGTCGCATTGCTTACAATCAGGTTGGACCTCCTCAACAAAGCCCTTGCCATAGCGACCAACTGTCGTTGCCCTTGTGAGAAATTACTCCCACCGGCCGATACTTCTGTAGCGAGGGTAATGGTTGTTCTGGCATTGGCTGAACTAAAAGCAGAACCAAAGGCGGATGATGCAGATGACTGTGCTGTTGACTCCTCGGCAACGATCGCATCGAGACGACGACTGGAAGCGACACGACTAGGAGCACGGCTAGCCAAAGGGGTGGTCCCTTGAGGTCCAAGATTCACTCTGGCAAGCGCGTCGTAGAGTTCCGCATCGGTATGTTCGGTGAAAGGATCGAGGTTCTCCCGAACAGTACCAGAGAATAAGACGGCATCTATAGAAACATCAGCGAGGGACCGCCAAGGGATTTCTACAAAACAAACTGCCTCACCTTGAGGAATGTAGGTAATGCGGGAGCGCTGCAGCCTTATTAGTACCCGGTCCCGTACAGCTACGAGAAACTCACCAGGTCATCAACACCAATCTTTGTGATATCAATTCCATCCAAGAAGATACTTCCAGAAGTGGGGTCGGTGAATCTCAACAAGCTCATACCCAAAGTCGACTTTCCACTTCCTGTACGACCAATCAAACCAACCTTTTCCCCCGCCTTGACGTCAAATGATCCCTTGAAAACAGTAGGAAGATCGGGGGCGTATTTGATTTCGACGTCCCGGACGCTGAGGAAGTCAGGAGCACCTGTGTTGGCCGGCCAGTATGCAGGCGGCCGATTACTGGCGATGACAGCAGGAGGCTCCTGAGGAACAGACAAATACTCCTGCACACGCTCTACAGAGTTGAAGTCCATCTCAAGCTGACCCCAGAATCGAGAAACCCAGTAACAAGCGGAGACGAATGACTGAGCTGAGACGATCGCCATACCGGCGGAACCTGCAGGAACGGCTCCGCTGAGAGCCAGCAAAGTCGTCAACGCAACAGAAATCGCACCAAGGACGTCGAAtcggaggaggagctgggAGAAGGTGTCAGTCCTAATGTAATCAAACTTGAAGCACTTAACATACCCAGCGGTTCATCATCTGCGTCCATAGTGTCAGCGAAAGGTCTCAGCGCCCACAAATAGGGGTAACTCACCCAGTAGTAATAGAATGCTTGGTTTGTTTGGTCAACCTGTTTACACAATTGTTCCATGAATCGCGCTTCTGCAGAGAAAGCTCGGACAGAAATAACACCATCAAGCAATTCGGCGAAGCCGGAGCTAAAAAGCAAACCTTAGTGACAGGGAAGTAAGTCATGGCAATTTTGCTTACAAAATGGGCGATCGAAGCTAAGGACCAGCATTAAGTCAGCCACATCCTATCTTGCCTTGAAGGGGGGCTCACAGTGGcttccaacctcctcaaacTTCGGCCAACTCGAAGCTTCATAACACAATCAGTATCAATTATTCAGAATGAAATCTGACTCACGTAAAGAACAGAATACTGGTAATATAGGTAACTGATGACAGCAGCGGGAACTAAAAACCACGGGACGATGAAACCGACCACACCCTTCGACAAGTCAATTTGTTATCTCTACAGGAGGCAAATGCGTACAATGGCAGCAATCAAACTGGAGACATAAATCAACACTGTACGAAGAGCACCGTTAAGACTAGAGTCAATAACCTCGACATCTGATTCTCGCGTTAGTGCTATAAGCATGCTTCTGAGGATCAATGCTAACCTCGAGAGAAACGGTTGATGATACGTCCGAGCGGAGTGACGCTGAAGAATCGCACAGTGGCTAGAAGACAAAAATAAGCTCTAAAATTCCCCGCCGGCTTCCATGGCCTACCTCGCATGATCCTGTCCAAAAGACGGTCGTGAATGGTGCTAGACATGGTGTTAGCTGGAGACTCTGGATATTGTGCATAACTTACACAGCGGCCTTGTAAGAACTCCAGGCTCCAATACCGCTGGAGGCAACACCCAACATAGCCGCTCCAAGAACTGCTAGAAGTGAGCAGCGGTCTGAGGAACTGACAGTTCGGAACGTACCAATGGCAGTGTACACAGCGAGGTAGAAAGTAGGGTCCGTTTCAGCAGAGGGGAAACGAGATGTGATTCCAGAAATGTCGACAGAGACAAGTTCACTAGCAGCGAAAGTTACGTTCTTGGGAACACTGTGCTGCAACACATGCTGGTGAAGATCGTTGTCAAAGTAATGGTTGGTCAAATCGTGGATAGCAGGCTTAAACATGGTAAAGAGGGTCGTGACACGTTGTTTTGAGTACGCTATAAGGAGGATGTTAAGGTCATGCCGAGTTACGCTAAGGAATGGACTCACCTTCACCCCAGACCTTAAGCCAGTACCTTTCCGCGACAGTGCAGAGTTGCGATAAGACTGATTCCCATcagctcttcatctccaatcCGCAACAGTAACAAGTAGCGCCACCTACTCAATACAAAGACAGTCCACGCCCATGTGGTGTAGGTAGCTGCCACAATGTACAGCTTGTAAGTTTCCCACTTGACATTGCCGATGGCGCGCTCTTCATCTACGACATTGTGAGCTTTTGGCCGGACGCCAATTTCAAACTCTCAACTTACCTTGAATGAGCTTTTTTCCAGgacccttcctcttctctttcttggTTTCTTGAACATCTGcatcttcgccttccaccacctcctcttcctgagattttcctttgcccttACCTACGTCCTTGCGGAGCtcggcttcttccaaaGCCACCATTCCATCGAGATCGCCTCTTTCTCGCAACTCTTGACAGGTTCCTTGAATGTCGACGCGACCATCGAGAATTCGGACGAGATAATCGGTTGAAGGGAGGAGCAATTCAACGTGGTGGGAGATAAGCACCTGCAAGATGTCAGTAAGAAGTTTCaggggatgggaagggacATACAACTGTACGGCCCTTCAAAATGGGCCCGTTGAGACATTTGTCGGTTAAGTGCCTGGCAGTGTGAGAGTCGACAGCAGCAAGAGGGTCATCAAGCAGAAGATGTTGGGTGTAAGAGTAGACTGCTCGAGCAAGGGCAACACGAGCTTTTTGACCGCCACTAACGAAAAAGTTTCAGAAAAATGGTGATCAACAGTAACCACTTATCAGTGACGGACCTTAAAGAAACCTGACACACCAATGGGTCAGCAGAGCTCGGACAAGCAGATCATATCAAAAGACGATGGGACTCACTCCCTTAGCCCCAATCTCGGTCATAtcgccatcttcaagaacaTCCAAATCGGGGTTCCTGGCGATACATAAGCATCCATCTGACACCGCCACAAAATCCGCTTACAGGGCACAGGCTTCCAAAACCATCTCATATCGCTCCTCATCGAATGGTTCACCGAACAGGATATTGTTCTTGATCGAAGTCTGCTGCAACCATGGAGTCTGTGCGGCATATGCGATCGAGTTTCTGAGACCAGACGAAGAGTCTACCTGGGTAGTGTTCTTGGGCAAATAAGATCGGCCATTAAGGAGTTCCATCTCGCCGAGCAAAGCAATGAGAAGTGCGGTCTTTCCAGAACCCGTAGGACCGGTGACGACAGAAAGCTTGCCGATAGGGAAATTAATATTGAGGTCTGACAAAGTGAAAAAGGTGTCTTCGACGACAGTGCTGCCGTCGGTGAGGACACTATCATCGAGTGGACCAGGTTCGAAAGAAGGTTGCTTCCCTTTGCTAGGTTCGATGGTTTCTGACGATGAAGACTGCTGGCCAGTATTCCACCTGAAAGATGCATTCTCAAAGCCAATCTTGGTGGCTTCGTCATTCTGAGTTCCAGAGCGCTTGAGGGAGGAAACCCAATCAGGAACTAACAAGTTCTGTCAGCGGTGATCACCCGGTTTAATGGGCGTTGGCCTACCTTCGTCTTCAGCCAGGAAGTCCTCAATACGCTGAATAGACACCAAGGACTGCAATATTACCACGATCTGCAAAGGTGTTAGTCCCGCAACTTTCTGGGAAGGGGTCACAAATACTTACATAAGAGGGAATAATGTTAAGTGGAAGACGAAGCATTGTGAAAAGAGAGATTGCGGTGAAAGCCACTGAAACAGTAAGGTCTCGCTtctcgatgatgatgtagCTATCAGACGGTGTTAGCCTCGAGTAGAGCAGCTGATGTCATCTTACCAGAAGAATGAAACGAGGGTGACCAAAATAGGAGCAAGAGACCAAAGCAATGCGAACCAGACGTTGTTAATAAGAGCTGGCCAATAGTAAATTAGCTCTAGTGcacaaaaagaaaaaatacTCACATCGAATCATCTGCTTCATTTCATTAGAACGAGCTTCGGCGGCCCGACCTTTCCACTGTTCGATCCAAGCAAAGAACTATGGAGCTGTCAGAAAAAGTCAActttttaaaaaaaagataGACTTACCTTGATGAATTGGATGGCGCCGATGAGTTCGTTCATAACCCCAATTCGCTTGTCTCGAGCCTTGAGTAGGTCTTGAGTGATCTTCACACTGCGGCTGGAAACGAGGGAGTTGAGAGGAGCCGCTACCACCAACACCAAAATACCGGCAAACGCTGACCATCCGAGAATGCTGATGAAGCAAGTCAGGGGGGAATGGCCAGATATTGACTACAGACACTTACTTGtaaaggaagatggaggcaACGACGATTTCGAAAGGAGCGCTGTAGATAAAGTACGCACCACTGACAGTATTGGCAATCCTGGTTGTATCACCTAGAAATTTGGTCAGTCTCATAAGTTGTCATAGCTTGAACAGTACACACCAGACATGAGGTTGACGACCTTGCCACTGTCAGCATTGGACATTTTTTCCTGCTTGccatccttttccttgccctccGCTCCGGTCTTCGAAACAATACCCGAAGCATCCTTGCGTCGAAGGGCCTTGTCGTAGACAGCGGCAGTGAGCTCGGCCTTGATTCGGACGGCGGCTCGACGACTATGCcaaaggtggagaaggtcGACAAGTGCCTATGCATAGGAATTTAACCGCATCCTCGATATTAACTGCAATTCACACACcttggagatggaagcGAAAAGCGCGAAAAGAGCAAAGACGTATGCTCGGGACATGGCTTCTCGAGACCTGATATCCAAACCCTCACTACTTTAATCAGCCATGCGTCAACAGGGACCTGTGCCTCAACTCACAGAATCCTGTTCAGAAAAAATGGCCCAGCATAGTTGAGGATGACCGAGACCAAGGTCAGACTAGCATCCAAAGCCATATCCAACTTGTTGACAACGAAAAGTTTGTTGACGAGCTTGCTGGTCGTGACCTGCCTGAACTTTTCAAAAACGATTGCCGTCTGCTGGGTCATGGAAAGCGGAGGAAGGTCCTCGGGCTCCAGCTCTTGGGAGTTGCCATAGCGGATAAACGAGTCGACCCAGCTGAAAGTCACccaagagaagagagtCACGTTATCATCGGGCGCAACTTGGGGCTGCAATGAAAGCCAGAGGAACGGTCACGTCAGCGCACGGACGTCATTGGAAGTTTGCTATTGTAAACAGGGAGACCTCACCAGTCGCGAAAGGACCTCTGGAGACGCTAGTTTGAGGCTCCCCAGCACGAGGATAATCCCAGCCGTGGCTCCAGCGTTCACAAGTTCGAGCGCAATTCTGCCCGAGCTCgcccaggaaggaagaaagccAGTAATCGTCTGAATGTACCACGCCTGTCCAACTGTCCATGCTGATACCACAAACAGAAGGATGGCGGCAATGAGAACTGACCATGGAGGGGTGGTGAGAGGCCGAAAGGCAAAAGTCGAAAAGATCCCAAGCTACCGCACGAGAAGGCGTCAGAATCGATGTGAAACGTCTTGACATCCTGAGGACTGTGCAACTCACccataccaccaccatGCCAACAGAGAGCAGTGCGTCTCTCAAAGTCACGCCATTTTTATCAACAAGTTGAAGGGTCTTCCATCCAGTGATACCGGTCCATGCAGCAGCTTCTGCAAGAGAAAGTGCCGCCAGGACAGATTCTTTCCATGCTCTAGGCCGACGAGCTTGTTCGTCTGCTTTTTGCGCAGCCGTAGCTGGTTCAGGAGGTACGAGGGAGCGAAGGGTGACAAAGTCGGAGGAAACGAGAGCAAGTCGGTTGCCGAGTTGCTTAAAAGGCGGAAtcgagaagagcaaggagagaagcagCACGATGAGAGAAGGGACAGTTCGAATGGTGGATataagagaaggagaagggaggcTCTGTATCTCATATCAGCCAAGGAATGTGTACTGAACTGTAGGATTGACATACGATATTTGAGACGTCCATGATGCTCCAGCGTCACTGTACTACTCTAGTATGGACGAAATAGCAATGCACCAACGCTTCGGGGCACTCTTAATCTGATGTAGTCAACCCGCTCGTCCTTCTAGGtgaagacggagaagacTTGATATAAACGATAGGGGTATTAGACGATATTCACTGCTCCCCAAAGTTCTACGATTGTTTCTTGTAGAAGAACAACAAATGAGCCAAAAAATCAACGAAAGCAGACAACGAAACGAGCAGATCCGTGTTGATGAATTCGCACACCCATCGGCATCCGAAAATTAGCCCCGGTGCCCCAGCAAAAGGCACCCGAATCGCCTTCCATGGTTTTTGGCGCGCCTATTTGTTGATCCCTTTCAGCTGCTAATCGCAGGCCTATTTCGGCCGCAAAATGTTATCAATCGCTGTCCCCTGCGTCCTCCGCAAACGAGCGAATTCTATCCACCTCTAAAGAAATCCCAAAAAATCGGCTCTTACCACATTTTCCCGCCTAGCACATCTATCTACCCACCACCACAAAAAGCAGAGTCCATCGAAAATGTCCAATGAAGCGAACCGAGAATTAGCTAGATTATGGCGTGTTTCCCGAACCGTCCACGAGATGGTTAGAGATCGAGTGAGTCTTGGAACTCTGTGCTCTGACTTTGGCTGGGTAGAGAGAGCTAGTAATGTGATTTACTAACAGGGAATAATGGTTAGGGGTACTTGCTTGCCGATTATGAGATCAACGTTTCGTTCGAAGAGTTCAAGGACAGGCATGGTGCGACTGGATCTGTCGAGTGAGTGTGCCCATCCTCATGAACCTGCCATCTTGCCAGGAGGGCTGTCGCCATAGATGGATGAAATGTCCGCAAGCTGACAAATCTTCAAGCCGTTCCAACATGAGCTTCGATGCCATTCACGAGAACGACAACACCGACAAAATCTTTGTGTACTTTTGCGCGGACAAGAATGTCAGCAAGGCTTCTATGAAGACGTATGCATCTCTTCGCCTCGGAGAGGTGACGCATGGACTGACGGCTATGCGTTAATTTAGTTTTATTGGTTCTATGGACAAGATGGGTGCTAGGCGAGgaatcatcatctggaGTGAAAAGATGTCACCGGCGGCCAAAAAGGTGCGTTGTTGGCcccatcttcgtcttttAAAGCGCACATCAGCTGACGGGCTGCGGTCCTCAAAACAGACATTACAAGAAATGCAGTCCGAGTATCACCTCGAAGATTTCCCAGAATCCGACCTTCTCGTCAACATCACCAAACACTTCCTCGTCCCCAAGCACACCGTCATGAAGCCTGAAGAAAAGTCTGCTCTCATCAAGCGATAGTGCGTCAAGTCCTTTCACCCCTTCACCCGCTCCCAGTAATCATCTGCTGATGTAGTACTATTTTAGCCGGTTGAAGGAGACTCAGTTACCACGTATCATGATCACCGATCCCGTGGCCAAATACTACGGCTTGAAGAGAGGACAGGTTATGAAGATTGAGCGAGCGAGTGAGACTGCTGGACGGTCAGTCATTTTTAGTGCCTCTCCTAGAGCGTTTGTGCGCTGACCCCGAATCAGGTACATTACTTACCGTATTTGCATGTAAAGAGGTTTTGGTAGATGACAGTAAAGTAGTTTCGGGATATGGATTTGTTTTCATCTATTATTGCATGATATGTATAACGTTTATTTTGACAAGCGGGGCAATTGTCTTGCAACTGTACCGCGTCTAGCTGCTTGATCCGGCTCTAGTGAACATGAAAGGGAGCAAGCATTGAAAGATCCATATGCAAGACAAACATCTATCTGTAAACACACAGAGCtctatatatataacgGAACGAAAATGACCCCAGGCATCCAAAAAAGTTGTAAATCTTTAAAAACAAAACTCATGGCacattccttcttctatGAGTATGATGCCCACCTATCCTTCTAAGCATCCAGAGCAACAGTAGCCGTAGCAGATTGTGTCTCTATAGCTTCAGCGATAGACGCCTCCTCTCTTTTAACCACACCTTCCGCAGGGTCACTATTCTTATCCGTCGATTGTGCTACAGCAGTCTCTAAAATTGCTGCAGACTTTGTTTTGGGGGTAGGAACTCGACGAATGGCCTTGTCATCACGTtgcttcctcatccatgCACCCTGTAGAGGAAAAGACAAGGTCAATCAGCTGCTGCTTGAAGCGAATGTATGATATGAAAAAAACTACACGGTACTCACATCCTTTgg
This genomic interval carries:
- a CDS encoding ATP-binding cassette (ABC) transporter, putative — its product is MDVSNISLPSPSLISTIRTVPSLIVLLLSLLFSIPPFKQLGNRLALVSSDFVTLRSLVPPEPATAAQKADEQARRPRAWKESVLAALSLAEAAAWTGITGWKTLQLVDKNGVTLRDALLSVGMVVVWLGIFSTFAFRPLTTPPWSVLIAAILLFVVSAWTVGQAWYIQTITGFLPSWASSGRIALELVNAGATAGIILVLGSLKLASPEVLSRLPQVAPDDNVTLFSWVTFSWVDSFIRYGNSQELEPEDLPPLSMTQQTAIVFEKFRQVTTSKLVNKLFVVNKLDMALDASLTLVSVILNYAGPFFLNRILEGLDIRSREAMSRAYVFALFALFASISKALVDLLHLWHSRRAAVRIKAELTAAVYDKALRRKDASGIVSKTGAEGKEKDGKQEKMSNADSGKVVNLMSGDTTRIANTVSGAYFIYSAPFEIVVASIFLYNILGWSAFAGILVLVVAAPLNSLVSSRSVKITQDLLKARDKRIGVMNELIGAIQFIKFFAWIEQWKGRAAEARSNEMKQMIRSLINNVWFALLWSLAPILVTLVSFFCYIIIEKRDLTVSVAFTAISLFTMLRLPLNIIPSYIVVILQSLVSIQRIEDFLAEDEVPDWVSSLKRSGTQNDEATKIGFENASFRWNTGQQSSSSETIEPSKGKQPSFEPGPLDDSVLTDGSTVVEDTFFTLSDLNINFPIGKLSVVTGPTGSGKTALLIALLGEMELLNGRSYLPKNTTQVDSSSGLRNSIAYAAQTPWLQQTSIKNNILFGEPFDEERYEMVLEACALNPDLDVLEDGDMTEIGAKGVSLSGGQKARVALARAVYSYTQHLLLDDPLAAVDSHTARHLTDKCLNGPILKGRTVVLISHHVELLLPSTDYLVRILDGRVDIQGTCQELRERGDLDGMVALEEAELRKDVGKGKGKSQEEEVVEGEDADVQETKKEKRKGPGKKLIQDEERAIGNVKWETYKLYIVAATYTTWAWTVFVLILSQLCTVAERYWLKVWGEAYSKQRVTTLFTMFKPAIHDLTNHYFDNDLHQHVLQHSVPKNVTFAASELVSVDISGITSRFPSAETDPTFYLAVYTAIVLGAAMLGVASSGIGAWSSYKAAVTIHDRLLDRIMRATVRFFSVTPLGRIINRFSRDVEVIDSSLNGALRTVLIYVSSLIAAIGVVGFIVPWFLVPAAVISYLYYQYSVLYLRVGRSLRRLEATLRSPIFSGFAELLDGVISVRAFSAEARFMEQLCKQVDQTNQAFYYYWMMNRWLLLRFDVLGAISVALTTLLALSGAVPAGSAGMAIVSAQSFVSACYWVSRFWGQLEMDFNSVERVQEYLSVPQEPPAVIASNRPPAYWPANTGAPDFLSVRDVEIKYAPDLPTVFKGSFDVKAGEKVGLIGRTGSGKSTLGMSLLRFTDPTSGSIFLDGIDITKIGVDDLRSRITYIPQDAVLFSGTVRENLDPFTEHTDAELYDALARVNLGPQGTTPLASRAPSRVASSRRLDAIVAEESTAQSSASSAFGSAFSSANARTTITLATEVSAGGSNFSQGQRQLVAMARALLRRSNLIIMDEATASVDFATDEAIQTAIRSEFRDSTLLTIAHRLSSVIDYDRLLVLSDGAVAEFDTPINLLRKDGSLFKSLCEKSGKYKELFRAAEKKEQDDQKNKSDSG
- a CDS encoding DNA-directed RNA polymerases ii 24 kda polypeptide, putative — its product is MSNEANRELARLWRVSRTVHEMVRDRGYLLADYEINVSFEEFKDRHGATGSVDRSNMSFDAIHENDNTDKIFVYFCADKNVSKASMKTFIGSMDKMGARRGIIIWSEKMSPAAKKTLQEMQSEYHLEDFPESDLLVNITKHFLVPKHTVMKPEEKSALIKRYRLKETQLPRIMITDPVAKYYGLKRGQVMKIERASETAGRYITYRICM